Part of the Rhizobiales bacterium NRL2 genome is shown below.
TTCGTCGATAGTCTCGACCATCTGGGGCCGTTCGCCCGTTCGGTCGGCGATCTCGCGCTGGCCTACGACGCCATGCAGGGCCCGGACCCGCGCGATCCGGTCGTGGCCGGCCGCCCGGCCGAGCCCATCACGGCCACACTCGGCCACGGCATCGAGGGTCTGCGCATCGCGATCGCCGGCGGCTGGTTCGACACCGGCGGCCTGCCCGACGCCGCGGCGGCGGTTGAAGCCGCGGCAAACGGGCTCGGCGCGGACCGGACTGTCGAAGTGCCGGGCGCTGAAGCGGGCCGAGCCGCCGCCTTCATCATCACCAATGCGGAGAGCGCGGCCCTTCACCTGAACCGGCTGCGCCAACGCCCCGACGATTTCGACCCCGACACGCGCGACCGCTTTCTCGCCGGCGCGATGCTGCCGGCCGGCTGGCTGGTGCGGGCGCAGCAGGTGCGGCGCTGGTACCTGGAGCAGGTCATGGCGCTGTTCCGCGACGTCGATCTTCTGATTGCGCCGTCGACACCCTTCAGCGCGCCCCTGATCGGCCAGAAGACCATGGAACTGCGCGGCGAGGAACTGTCGGTCCGGCCCAATCTGGGGCTGTTCACGCAGCCGATCTCCTGCATCGGACTGCCGGTCGCCGCGACGCCCATCGAGTGCGGCACCGCCATGCCCATCGGTGTGCAGATCATCGCCCCGCCCTGGCGCGAGGATCTGGCGTTGCGCGCCGCACGGCATCTGGAACGCGAGGGCGTCGCCGCCGCCCGCACGCCGAAGCTCTGAACGGCTACTTCCAGTACGGCTGGGCCAGGGTCCGGGGCGCGCTCTGCCGACCCACCAGACCGGAGACGGCGATGAAGGCCAGCAGGTAGGGCATCATGATCAGCAGCGCGTTGGGCGCGTCGATGCCCAGCGCGGGCAGCTGGAACTGCAGCGCCGTCGCCGCGCCGAAGACCAGGCACGCCACGATGGTCTGACCCAGCTTCCAGTTGCCGAAGATCACCGCCGCGATGGCGAGATAGCCCGCGCCGCGCGTCATCCCCTCGGTGAAGGTGTGGATATCGCCGATGGAGAGGAAGATGCCGCCCAGCGCGGCCAGCAGGCCGGTCGCCATGATGACGCCATAGCGGATCAGCGTGACCGAAAGCCCCGAATGAGCGACCGTCCGTGGCGCGGCGCCGGCGGCCTTGATGGCCACCCCCAGCCCCGTGCGGGCGAGCAGATACCAGACCGCGACGGCGACCGGGATCACCAGATAGACCAGCCAGACCTGTTCGAAGATCGTCTGCCCGATCACCGGGATGTCGCTCAGGACCGGCGGGTTCCACTTGTCGAAGCCCGGGATGACCTCCCGCGAGCGCGCGCCGAACAGCTCGCGGTAGCCCAGCGTCGTCGCGCCGAGCACGAAAATGTTGATGCCCAGGCCGGTGACGATCTGGTTGGCGCGGAGCGTGTTGGTCAGGAACGCCTGTAGCAGCGACAGCGGAATGACCGCGACCAGCCCGCAGACCAGCCCGACGACAGGGCTGCCCGAGAGCGACGCGCCCGCAGCGGCGGCGAAGGCGCCGGTCAGCATCATGCCTTCGACCGACATGTTGAGGACGCCGGCCTTCTCGCTCAACAGTTCGCCGATCGCGGCCAGAAGGAGCGGCGTGGCGAGCCGGATGGTGGAGGCCACGAAGACCGCCAGCAGTTCCTCGTTCATCGGCTCGCTCTCCTGTCCATCCAGTAGGCCGCGCCGGCGATCGAGATCACGATCAGGCCCTGTACGATCTGCACCAGCGCCGTCGGCACGCCGGCCGCCATTTCCATGGTGATGCCGCCCGAGCGCAGGAAGCCGAACAGCAACGCGCCGGCGATGACGCCGGAAATCCGGCCCCGGGCCAGCAGGCCGACAACGAGGCCGTCGAAACCGTAGCCCGACGAAAAACCGGTCTTCAGCGAGTGCTGTTCGCCCAGCAGCATGATCGCGCCGGCCAACCCGCCCAGCGCGCCCGCGATGAACAGGGCCAGCACGGTCATGCGCTCGACCGGTATGCCCGCGCGGGCGGCGGCGGTCGGATTGAGCCCGACAAAGCGGAGACGGAAGCCGAACACGGAGCGCGCCAGCAGGACCGCCGCGACGACGGCGAGGATCAGTGCGATCACGACGCCGACGGTGACCGGCGCGGCGTAGGAGCCCGTCAGCAGCGGCACCATGGTCGAAGCCGGCACCGTCGCCGATTCCGGCAGGGTCGCGGCGCTGGTCATGGGCTGGCGCAGCAGG
Proteins encoded:
- a CDS encoding amidase (catalyzes the hydrolysis of a monocarboxylic acid amid to form a monocarboxylate and ammonia); this translates as MTAAAIAGGVAAGEMSAVEVVRGHLERIERLNPLLNAYTDITARRALRQAAEIDRRRTAGQAVGPLAGVPFAVKNLFDVEGLTTRAGSKINRENPPAGADAELVRRLEAAGAVLLGALNMGEYAYDFTGENAHHGACRNPHDADRMSGGSSSGSGAATAAGLAPLSLGSDTNGSIRVPASLCGIFGLKPTYGRLTRHGTFPFVDSLDHLGPFARSVGDLALAYDAMQGPDPRDPVVAGRPAEPITATLGHGIEGLRIAIAGGWFDTGGLPDAAAAVEAAANGLGADRTVEVPGAEAGRAAAFIITNAESAALHLNRLRQRPDDFDPDTRDRFLAGAMLPAGWLVRAQQVRRWYLEQVMALFRDVDLLIAPSTPFSAPLIGQKTMELRGEELSVRPNLGLFTQPISCIGLPVAATPIECGTAMPIGVQIIAPPWREDLALRAARHLEREGVAAARTPKL
- a CDS encoding ABC transporter permease, translated to MNEELLAVFVASTIRLATPLLLAAIGELLSEKAGVLNMSVEGMMLTGAFAAAAGASLSGSPVVGLVCGLVAVIPLSLLQAFLTNTLRANQIVTGLGINIFVLGATTLGYRELFGARSREVIPGFDKWNPPVLSDIPVIGQTIFEQVWLVYLVIPVAVAVWYLLARTGLGVAIKAAGAAPRTVAHSGLSVTLIRYGVIMATGLLAALGGIFLSIGDIHTFTEGMTRGAGYLAIAAVIFGNWKLGQTIVACLVFGAATALQFQLPALGIDAPNALLIMMPYLLAFIAVSGLVGRQSAPRTLAQPYWK
- a CDS encoding ABC transporter permease, producing the protein MNAALAASGRILGAPAAIPVLAVLAAFAVGLLLIVATGASLGQAISAFSQGAFGSAYAISVSLNRATVYALVGIGFVIAARAGLTNVGGEGQIAVGGIVATAVAVHGGVAGLPLGLAVILPVLAASLAGGLWGGLAGVLKVRAGTNEVISTLLLSFIAIWIVYWCVQSTDLLRQPMTSAATLPESATVPASTMVPLLTGSYAAPVTVGVVIALILAVVAAVLLARSVFGFRLRFVGLNPTAAARAGIPVERMTVLALFIAGALGGLAGAIMLLGEQHSLKTGFSSGYGFDGLVVGLLARGRISGVIAGALLFGFLRSGGITMEMAAGVPTALVQIVQGLIVISIAGAAYWMDRRASR